One Mixta gaviniae genomic window carries:
- a CDS encoding DUF2065 domain-containing protein, with the protein MKTTIWMALALVLVLEGLGPMLWPRLWRRMIVAMAQLPDRLLHRFGGGLVVAGAVIYYMLSVHGGS; encoded by the coding sequence ATGAAAACAACCATATGGATGGCGCTGGCGTTGGTATTGGTGCTGGAAGGATTAGGGCCGATGCTGTGGCCGCGTCTCTGGCGCCGGATGATCGTCGCGATGGCCCAGCTGCCGGACCGTCTGCTGCACCGTTTCGGCGGTGGATTAGTGGTGGCCGGCGCGGTGATTTACTATATGTTGAGTGTGCATGGCGGCAGCTAA